From the Candidatus Baltobacteraceae bacterium genome, the window CCGGCCGCTTACCGCGCTGGCAACGCTCGCTGTTCTTATGGATGATCCGCAACGCACGCCCCCTCACCGATTCCCTCGGCCTCCCCCCCAACAGCATCATCGAATTCGGCGTCGAAGTAAAAATCTAACCCCCACGCAAGCTCATGCTTCGACAAGCTCATGCTTCGACAAGCTCAGCATGACACGGGGGGGGAAGGCACCGCTCCTGGTCATCCTGAGCTTGTCGAAGGACGGCGGGAGTTACATTGATTCGGGAGCGCTGACGCCGACCAGGCTTAGGACGCGGGCTAGGACGGTTTTGGTGGCTAGGCAGAGGCCCAGGCGCGCGATGCGCTCGTCGCGGTTTTCGACGAGGATCTTTTGGCCGCTGTAAAACTGGTGGAAGTCGGCGGCGACGTCGCGTGCGTAGCGCGCGAGGCGATGGGGCGCCAGGTGTTCGGCAACGTTTGCCACGACGCGCGGGAGTTCGGCGAGGCGGCGCGCCAGCGCAATCTCGCTTTCGTGCGTTAACGCGCCGAGTGCGTCGCCGGCTCGCGCGGCGTCGACGTCGGCGGCGGCGGCGTTGCGCAGGACCGATGCGATCCGCGCGTAGCCGTATTGCACGTAAAAAACGGGATTGTCGTTGCTTTGT encodes:
- a CDS encoding DALR anticodon-binding domain-containing protein, with product QSNDNPVFYVQYGYARIASVLRNAAAADVDAARAGDALGALTHESEIALARRLAELPRVVANVAEHLAPHRLARYARDVAADFHQFYSGQKILVENRDERIARLGLCLATKTVLARVLSLVGVSAPESM